A genomic segment from Nicotiana sylvestris chromosome 1, ASM39365v2, whole genome shotgun sequence encodes:
- the LOC104228632 gene encoding uncharacterized protein — MFKNTFQSGFLSILYSLGSKPLQIWDKEVVNGHVKRLQDEDIQSNVLEIVGSNVQQAYITCPADPNATLGIKLPFLVMIVKNVKKYFTFEIQVLDDKNVRRRFRASNYQAVTRVKPYICTMPLRLDEGWNQIQLNLSDLTRRAYGTNYVETLRVQVHANCRLRRIYFSDRLYSEEELPPEFKLYLPMQKS; from the exons ATGTTTAAGAACACGTTCCAATCTGGTTTTCTTTCCATCCTGTACAGCCTCGG GAGCAAGCCTCTGCAGATTTGGGATAAAGAAG TTGTCAATGGGCATGTCAAACGGCTGCAAGATGAAGATATCCAATCCAATGTCTTGGAAATTGTTGGGTCTAATGTCCAGCAAGCATACATAACGTGTCCTGCAGATCCTAATGCGACTCTTGGCATAAAGCTACCCTTCTTAGTCATGATAGTGAAGAATGTGAAGAAGTACTTCACATTTGAAATTCAGGTTTTAGATGATAAAAATGTCCGGAGAAGGTTTCGAGCTTCTAATTATCAA GCGGTCACACGAGTGAAACCCTATATTTGCACTATGCCGTTGAGATTGGATGAAGGATGGAATCAAATCCAGTTGAATCTTTCTGATTTGACCAGACGAGCTTATGGAACCAACTATGTCGAAACACTGCGAGTTCAGGTTCATGCAAATTGCAGGCTAAGGAGGATTTACTTTTCCGACCGTCTGTATTCAGAAGAGGAACTCCCACCAGAATTCAAACTTTACCTTCCAATGCAG AAATCTTGA